The proteins below come from a single Chrysoperla carnea chromosome 1, inChrCarn1.1, whole genome shotgun sequence genomic window:
- the LOC123290538 gene encoding protein FAM183A-like: MPSDSLSKTLAQRELYKKLENNYKIVESYRPNPKIAHVTTKFYARHEFVDLTKVDEELMNHIYYLRKDLKEKVSKPDSVNHSYGWYIEPLVKIDRSDRRYFCPRVSSENTKIMESLAENRALKLEKFTGIPFKL; the protein is encoded by the exons atgccTTCAGACAGTCTTTCAAAAACTCTCGCACAAAgagaactttataaaaaattggaaaataattataaaattgttgagAGCTACAGACCAAAtccaaaaa ttgcTCATGTAACTACAAAGTTCTATGCCAGACATGAGTTTGTAGACTTAACGAAAGTCGATGAAGAACTGATGAACCATATTTATTACTTGAGGAAAGATCTAAAAGAGAAAGTTTCAAAACCTGACAGCGTTAATCATAG CTATGGATGGTATATTGAACCATTAGTTAAAATAGACCGAAGTGATCGACGTTATTTTTGTCCACGAGTTAGTAGtgaaaataccaaaataatGGAATCTTTAGCTGAAAATCGCgcattaaaattggaaaaatttactGGCATACCATtcaaattgtga
- the LOC123290536 gene encoding uncharacterized protein LOC123290536: protein MWGKPKQCHKKKYSYELGVDVCLRSAFCPDLRFDINEGPVSLCVFALGAQAESSRKPPKSPLMFNETLSFKQKIDSPNEVSCDRLLLGDKHLFMELVQWGDCDDYQYGNTCAEYCTPLSEFLPRDCDLPFSLNRSTDYGGVEKKVLMKPTLGVEDEEQDPKVTLHFEVDIHFQEIDNYCGNKLRNAFNSLNGLCNFI from the exons atgtggGGAAAACCAAAGCAGTgtcataagaaaaaatatagttatgaATTGGGTGTCGACGTTTGTTTGAGATCC GCATTTTGTCCAGATTTACGTTTTGATATAAACGAAGGTCCTGTATCATTATGTGTATTTGCATTGGGTGCTCAAGCTGAATCATCCCGGAAACCACCAAAATCACCATTAATGTTTAACGAAACATtgtcatttaaacaaaaaatcgattctCCGAACGAAGTTAGTTGCGATAGACTTTTATTAG GAGATAAGCACTTGTTTATGGAATTAGTTCAATGGGGAGATTGTGATGATTATCAATATGGAAACACTTGCGCTGAATATTGTACTCCATTATCTGAATTTTTACCGAGAGATTGTGATCTTCCGTTTTCGTTAAACCGTAGTACTGATTATGGTGGGGTTGAAAAGAAAGTACTTATGAAACCAACTCTTGGTGTTGAG GACGAAGAACAAGATCCAAAAGTAACGTTACATTTCGAGGTTGACattcattttcaagaaattgaCAATTACTGtggaaataaattaagaaatgcTTTTAATTCACTAAATGGACTTTGTAATTTCATCTAA
- the LOC123290450 gene encoding uncharacterized protein LOC123290450 gives MTRKVFQLSIELDLHAITCPGVWLCPNNGKVSLCIYMFDTWRETSLIYPVFPLLIHEKFKFTKDISNAKSLSDIQNALNSEHLYCELVQWSEIHRSKGIILSNFKTCLSNLLYPTDGNKQLITGVDTELLMNPCPPFPGIIAPKIEIATRTTIKETMSKCTKKCPTYILNPKVIRSAHCGRSEKFRRQRGVCHSDRSGQNENRLRPSSLSKLDSYRTKQQLDLYDTNYEQNRQRNVNSIDDNNNNYCSITPCECCKSRLTSPIHQSPKCVCDALVHNRCVVCDKYQHYFNEVPSNMGLGKDEKSTEHDYCRVSSPSLGQYQYHARQLHDRVNSALNRHKTEAKPFESKSAHDTYKKYDPNDYTVKNYQTEPRPIHFSRYCNPESIINDYDETYCGYHKSRPLTSNSVEEKRVYTNYIPRTRSEDSRREISNKKPQKCKEKILKRTANKQKFDTKLDSYRNATFSSVYTSNKPKFQVH, from the exons ATGACCCGAAAAGTGTTTCAATTGAGTATTGAATTAGATTTACATGCA aTTACTTGTCCTGGCGTTTGGCTGTGCCCAAATAATGGAAAAGTTTCattgtgtatatatatgtttGATACATGGCGTGAAACGTCCTTAATATATCCAGTATTTCCATTGCTAatacatgaaaaatttaaatttacaaaagatATATCAAATGCTAAAAGTTTATCTGATATACAAAATGCTTTAA atTCGGAACATTTATATTGTGAGCTAGTTCAATGGTCAGAAATACATCGATCGAAaggaattattttatcaaattttaaaacatgtctATCAAATTTATTGTATCCAACAGACGGGAACAAACAATTAATTACTGGAGTAGACACAGAATTGTTAATGAATCCATGTCCACCATTTCCT ggTATAATTGCACCTAAAATTGAAATCGCCACACGTACAACAATAAAAGAAACAATGAGTAAATGTACGAAAAAATGtccaacatatattttaaatccaaAAGTTATACGATCAGCACATTGTGGACGATCAGAAAAATTTCGACGACAACGTGGTGTATGCCATAGCGATCGCAGCGGACAAAATGAAAATCGATTACGCCCGAGTTCTTTGAGTAAATTGGATAGTTATAGAACAAAACAGCAATTAGATTTATATGATacaaattatgaacaaaatagACAAag aaatgtgAATTCCATTgatgataataacaataattactgCTCAATAACTCCGTGCGAATGTTGTAAAAGCCGATTAACGTCACCAATACAtcaat CTCCAAAATGTGTGTGTGATGCTTTAGTACATAATCGATGTGTTGTTTGCGATAAATATCAACATTATTTCAACGAAGTTCCATCAAATATGGGTCTAGGAAAG GATGAGAAATCAACAGAACATGACTATTGTAGAGTATCATCTCCAAGTCTTGGTCAATATCAATACCATGCAAGACAATTACATGATAGAGTAAATAGTGCCCTAAATCGACATAAAACAGAAGCTAAGCCTTTCGAATCAAAATCGGCGCATGATACTTataaaaagtatgacccaaatgaTTATAccgtaaaaaattatcaaacagaACCTAGACCAAttcatttttcgagatattgtaATCCAGAATCAATTATAAATGATTATGATGAGACATATTGTGGATATCATAAATCACGTCCACTCACGTCTAATTCGGTTGAAGAAAAACGAGTGTATACGAATTATATTCCGAGAACTAGAAGTGAAGATTCCAGAAGAGAAATCTCtaataaaaaaccacaaaaatgtaaagaaaaaatattaaaacgtaCTGCAAATAAACAGAAATTCGATACAAAATTAGATTCATATCGTAATGCAACATTTTCATCCGTTTATACATCGAATAAACCAAAA TTTCAGGTCCACTAA